From a region of the Candidatus Acidiferrales bacterium genome:
- the atpD gene encoding F0F1 ATP synthase subunit beta, with amino-acid sequence MNEGKIVQIIGPVIDIEFGGGSLPKIFNALNIPRKNSDGEDDILVAEVEQHLGEDTVRTVAMDSTDGLVRGMKVVDTGGPIMVPVGPNVLGRMINVIGKPIDGQGKLETKEEYPIHRPAPRFEDLNTQREMFETGIKVIDLLEPYSRGGKTGLFGGAGVGKTVIIQELIHNIATQHGGYSVFGGVGERTREGNDLWLEMKESGVISKTALVFGQMNEPPGARQRVGLTALTLAEYFRDSEGKDVLLFIDNIFRFTQAGSEVSALLGRMPSAVGYQPTLATEMGALQERITSTKRGSITSVQAIYVPADDLTDPAPATTFSHLDATTVLNRDIAALGLYPAVDPLDSTSRILDPLIVGDDHYNVAKKVKEILQTYKDLQDIINILGIDELSDSDKLTVARARKIQQFLSQPMSVAEAFTGRQGKYVKLADTIAGFKAIIEGRCDEWPESAFFMVGTLDEAEEQAKKLQAV; translated from the coding sequence ATGAACGAAGGAAAAATCGTACAGATAATCGGGCCTGTCATTGACATCGAATTTGGAGGTGGCAGTCTTCCTAAAATTTTTAATGCACTGAATATTCCGAGGAAAAATAGCGACGGCGAGGATGACATACTTGTGGCCGAGGTGGAACAGCATCTGGGCGAGGATACAGTCCGCACAGTTGCGATGGATTCGACCGACGGTTTGGTTCGCGGAATGAAAGTGGTCGACACCGGTGGTCCTATAATGGTCCCCGTCGGTCCGAATGTCCTCGGAAGAATGATAAATGTGATAGGCAAACCGATCGACGGTCAGGGTAAGCTTGAAACAAAAGAGGAATATCCGATTCACAGGCCTGCTCCGAGATTTGAAGACCTGAACACACAGAGAGAAATGTTCGAGACTGGCATCAAAGTCATCGATTTGCTGGAGCCGTACTCACGCGGCGGAAAGACCGGACTGTTCGGCGGGGCAGGTGTCGGAAAGACTGTTATCATACAGGAACTGATCCATAATATCGCGACACAGCACGGAGGCTATTCGGTGTTCGGCGGCGTGGGCGAAAGGACGCGCGAGGGAAACGATCTTTGGCTTGAAATGAAAGAGTCCGGGGTCATCAGCAAGACCGCGCTCGTCTTCGGCCAGATGAACGAACCGCCCGGCGCACGGCAACGCGTAGGTTTGACTGCGCTGACTCTCGCAGAATACTTCCGCGATTCGGAAGGAAAAGACGTCCTTCTGTTCATAGACAACATTTTCAGATTTACTCAAGCAGGCTCGGAAGTCTCCGCGTTGTTGGGACGTATGCCTTCCGCTGTTGGTTATCAACCGACTCTTGCCACTGAAATGGGCGCATTACAGGAGCGGATCACTTCTACGAAGCGAGGTTCAATAACTTCAGTGCAAGCCATTTATGTTCCCGCGGATGATCTGACCGATCCTGCCCCGGCAACGACATTTAGCCACCTCGATGCCACGACGGTCTTGAACCGCGACATAGCGGCACTCGGACTCTATCCTGCGGTTGATCCGCTCGATTCAACGTCCAGAATTCTCGATCCTCTGATCGTAGGCGACGATCACTACAATGTTGCGAAGAAGGTGAAAGAGATTCTTCAGACTTACAAAGATCTACAGGATATCATAAACATTCTTGGGATCGACGAGCTTTCTGATTCCGATAAATTAACTGTAGCGAGAGCGAGAAAGATTCAACAATTCTTATCGCAACCTATGTCCGTAGCAGAGGCGTTCACGGGAAGACAGGGAAAATATGTTAAGCTTGCCGATACCATTGCCGGCTTCAAGGCGATTATCGAAGGCAGATGCGACGAATGGCCCGAAAGTGCGTTCTTCATGGTTGGAACGCTCGACGAAGCGGAAGAGCAGGCAAAGAAACTTCAGGCGGTTTAA
- the dxs gene encoding 1-deoxy-D-xylulose-5-phosphate synthase, whose product MEYKYLYSIDSPADIRKLSVNELRVLAQEIREFLIDTISKIGGHLGSSLGSVELTLALHYVFDTPNDRLVWDVGHQGYIHKILTGRRDNFQTIRLFHGISGFLKRSESPYDVFGAGHASTSISAALGVATARDFMNEKYKVIAVIGDGAMTGGMAYEGMNNTGLLKKNLIVVLNDNRMSIAPNVWSISNYFSSIAATGVYNRFKSNVWELTGKLDSVGDRIRKAAARLETGMKAVVTPGMLFEALGFRYFGPFNGHNVGQLVKTFREVKDLKGPLLVHVTTEKGKGYLPAEEDKQKLHGVVAFDKVTGTQFKKDGPPALTKVFGEALVEIAKKNKKVVGVTAAMPDGTGLNFLQKELPDRCFDVGIAEQHAVTFCAGMATEGYIPVAAIYSTFLQRAFDQIIHDVALQHLHVVFVLDRGGLVGADGPTHHGAFDLTYLRLVPGMVVMSPKDENELRDMLLTAVNYKDGPIALRYPRGNAIGLPAKEMCEIRIGKGEILKKGRDVAMLAVGIMVQHAVKAADLLEAKGVSAEVVNMRFIKPVDVELVGEIADKFDQIVTVEDNTLKGGFGSAIMETLQEIKKPRQVLTLGLQDTFIEHGTPQELYELVGLDPEGIAKKVEHFNKVEGTKKSIMVGE is encoded by the coding sequence ATGGAATATAAATATCTTTATTCAATAGATTCTCCTGCGGATATTCGCAAGCTCAGCGTGAATGAGCTGAGGGTGCTTGCGCAGGAGATTCGCGAATTTCTCATAGACACGATTTCGAAAATCGGCGGTCACCTCGGATCAAGTCTTGGTTCGGTTGAGTTGACACTGGCGCTGCACTACGTTTTCGATACTCCAAACGACAGGCTCGTGTGGGACGTGGGACATCAAGGCTACATTCACAAGATTCTTACGGGAAGAAGAGATAATTTCCAGACGATAAGGTTGTTCCACGGCATAAGCGGATTTTTGAAACGGTCGGAGAGCCCCTATGATGTCTTCGGTGCCGGTCACGCCAGCACATCAATCTCGGCTGCACTCGGAGTGGCCACCGCTCGGGATTTCATGAATGAAAAATATAAAGTCATTGCTGTTATCGGTGACGGTGCCATGACGGGCGGCATGGCGTACGAAGGAATGAACAATACGGGCCTATTGAAAAAGAATCTTATCGTTGTATTGAACGACAACCGGATGTCGATTGCTCCAAATGTCTGGTCGATATCGAATTATTTCAGCAGCATTGCTGCCACAGGAGTTTATAATAGATTCAAGAGCAACGTCTGGGAACTTACGGGAAAGTTGGACTCGGTAGGCGATAGAATACGGAAGGCGGCGGCGAGACTTGAAACAGGGATGAAGGCCGTCGTTACGCCCGGGATGCTTTTCGAGGCGCTTGGATTCCGGTATTTCGGCCCGTTTAATGGGCATAACGTGGGACAGCTTGTCAAAACTTTTCGTGAAGTGAAAGATCTGAAAGGCCCCCTCCTGGTGCATGTGACGACCGAGAAAGGGAAAGGTTATTTGCCGGCGGAAGAAGACAAACAGAAATTGCATGGCGTGGTTGCATTTGACAAAGTTACGGGAACGCAATTCAAAAAAGATGGACCTCCGGCGCTCACGAAGGTCTTCGGCGAGGCTCTCGTTGAGATTGCAAAAAAGAACAAGAAAGTCGTCGGCGTGACCGCAGCGATGCCAGACGGGACCGGGTTGAATTTTCTGCAGAAGGAGCTTCCGGACCGGTGTTTCGATGTTGGCATTGCCGAGCAGCACGCGGTGACGTTCTGCGCCGGGATGGCCACCGAAGGATATATTCCGGTCGCGGCGATCTATTCTACTTTTCTCCAGCGGGCCTTCGACCAGATCATCCACGATGTCGCTCTTCAACACTTACATGTGGTTTTCGTTCTCGACCGCGGCGGACTTGTCGGTGCAGACGGGCCGACGCACCATGGAGCATTTGATTTGACGTATCTGCGTCTTGTCCCGGGAATGGTAGTCATGTCCCCGAAGGACGAGAATGAACTTCGGGATATGTTGTTGACTGCAGTGAATTACAAAGATGGACCGATTGCGCTGCGTTATCCTCGGGGCAATGCCATAGGATTACCTGCGAAAGAGATGTGTGAAATCCGGATAGGTAAAGGAGAGATTCTCAAGAAAGGCAGGGATGTCGCTATGCTCGCCGTCGGCATCATGGTGCAACATGCGGTGAAGGCGGCCGATCTGCTTGAGGCGAAAGGCGTAAGTGCTGAGGTTGTTAATATGCGTTTCATCAAGCCTGTGGATGTCGAGCTTGTGGGGGAAATTGCCGATAAATTCGACCAGATTGTGACCGTCGAGGACAACACCCTAAAAGGTGGATTTGGCAGTGCAATCATGGAGACTCTACAGGAAATCAAAAAGCCGCGCCAAGTTCTTACGCTCGGGTTGCAGGATACATTTATAGAACATGGAACGCCTCAGGAGTTGTACGAGCTTGTCGGGCTCGATCCTGAAGGGATCGCAAAAAAAGTAGAGCATTTCAACAAGGTTGAAGGAACAAAAAAGTCGATTATGGTTGGTGAATAG
- a CDS encoding peroxiredoxin, producing MKVTFSRSVTSIWTGCRKAAITPLVFLLLGVVSCASAKITLKEGDTAPDFSLTGNDGEMHKLSDFKGQYVVLYFYPKDETPGCTTEACSFRDNISDITKTGTKVIGVSVQDVASHKDFEKKYGLNFLLLADTDKKVSKDYGVLNETWGMDNRVTFIIDPSGKIAKIYPKVDPDGHAKEVLSELETLQNKN from the coding sequence ATGAAGGTTACATTCTCCCGATCAGTTACAAGTATATGGACGGGATGCCGCAAAGCGGCAATAACACCATTGGTATTTCTACTACTTGGCGTAGTTTCTTGTGCCAGCGCTAAGATTACTCTCAAGGAAGGAGATACTGCCCCGGATTTTTCTTTGACAGGAAATGACGGAGAGATGCATAAGCTCAGCGACTTCAAAGGCCAATATGTGGTTCTATACTTCTATCCCAAGGACGAAACGCCGGGATGCACCACGGAAGCATGCAGTTTCAGAGACAACATATCCGACATAACTAAAACAGGCACGAAAGTGATCGGTGTGAGTGTCCAGGACGTCGCGTCGCACAAAGACTTTGAGAAGAAATACGGTCTCAACTTTCTTTTGCTCGCCGATACCGATAAGAAGGTTTCGAAAGACTACGGCGTACTGAACGAGACATGGGGAATGGACAACAGGGTGACGTTCATTATTGATCCGTCGGGAAAGATCGCAAAGATTTATCCGAAAGTGGATCCGGATGGTCACGCCAAGGAGGTTCTTTCCGAGTTGGAGACTCTTCAAAACAAGAATTAA
- a CDS encoding F0F1 ATP synthase subunit epsilon, which translates to MSKLGESKVVPPEQEALAHGKLFRLEIVTPQKSGFSGYVESFAAPGAMGGFQVLHDHAPLLTIISIGEVRLRDQGGNESIYSTSGGFVEVGNNNVTFLANTIERKDEIDVERAKAAKTRAEDRLRRKEHDTDIERARTALARATNRLRIADAL; encoded by the coding sequence GTGAGCAAGCTGGGAGAGTCTAAGGTGGTTCCTCCAGAACAGGAAGCCTTGGCACATGGGAAATTGTTCAGGCTTGAAATTGTAACCCCGCAAAAGAGCGGTTTCTCCGGTTATGTCGAGTCATTTGCCGCTCCCGGCGCGATGGGAGGATTTCAAGTACTTCACGATCATGCGCCGCTCCTTACTATAATTTCAATCGGTGAGGTTAGGTTGAGAGATCAAGGCGGTAATGAATCTATCTATTCAACGAGCGGCGGCTTCGTCGAGGTCGGTAACAACAATGTCACCTTCCTGGCGAATACGATCGAAAGAAAAGATGAAATTGATGTAGAACGTGCGAAGGCCGCAAAAACGCGTGCCGAGGACAGGTTAAGAAGGAAGGAGCATGATACCGATATTGAAAGAGCCCGTACGGCGCTTGCTCGCGCGACGAACCGGTTGAGAATTGCGGATGCACTTTAA
- a CDS encoding SAM-dependent chlorinase/fluorinase, whose amino-acid sequence MSLVVLLTDFGVRDYFVGVMKGVIAKINPDVKVVDLTHEIEPQNVRQAAFALWACRKFFPTDSIFVNVVDPGVGSSRRIICGRIDGQIFVAPDNGLLDYVVSEAREIDLYEVTNKNFFLVSKGSTSLDVSSTFHGRDIFAPTAAYISRGTKLDELGKLFDYRRVAPFYTNIKKGDNAGEVVYRDGFGNVFTSFLWDDSLLNGTSSLRINSRIVSKFVRTYSEGVSSQDREEQEKTKVSTRHKHGSGKELICVKGSSGLVEIAINLGDAAKILKSEIGQKVVLISK is encoded by the coding sequence ATGTCCCTCGTCGTTCTTCTCACCGATTTCGGGGTAAGAGATTATTTTGTCGGGGTCATGAAGGGCGTGATCGCTAAGATAAATCCCGACGTGAAGGTTGTCGACCTCACTCATGAAATTGAGCCCCAAAATGTTCGACAAGCAGCTTTTGCCTTGTGGGCATGCCGAAAATTTTTTCCGACAGATTCCATATTTGTAAACGTTGTCGATCCAGGCGTTGGAAGCAGCCGCAGAATAATTTGCGGAAGAATTGATGGGCAAATCTTTGTCGCTCCCGATAATGGCTTGCTTGATTACGTTGTGTCGGAAGCAAGGGAAATCGATCTTTACGAGGTAACGAATAAGAATTTTTTTCTGGTCTCGAAAGGAAGCACCTCCCTCGATGTTAGCTCTACGTTCCATGGCAGGGATATTTTTGCACCGACAGCCGCATACATATCACGCGGTACGAAGTTAGATGAGCTGGGGAAATTATTTGATTATCGGAGAGTTGCCCCATTTTACACTAACATAAAAAAAGGCGACAACGCTGGTGAGGTGGTCTATCGCGACGGGTTCGGAAACGTGTTCACAAGCTTTCTTTGGGACGATTCGCTCCTAAATGGAACTTCAAGCCTCAGGATCAATTCGAGGATCGTTTCGAAATTTGTCAGGACTTACTCGGAAGGCGTCTCTTCGCAAGACCGGGAGGAGCAAGAAAAGACAAAAGTGTCGACTCGGCACAAGCATGGCTCAGGAAAAGAGTTGATTTGCGTCAAAGGGAGCAGCGGCCTCGTTGAGATCGCCATCAACCTCGGTGATGCTGCGAAAATTCTGAAATCGGAAATCGGGCAAAAGGTCGTTCTCATATCAAAATGA
- a CDS encoding Gfo/Idh/MocA family oxidoreductase, whose amino-acid sequence MPGIRLGVIGGGAIAQVIHLPLLKKIEGVEIVALSELSKQRLQILGQQHGIQKLYPAFEDLLKDPEIDAVDICTSTDSHFEVAMKAINAGKNVLVEKPPTVNHEQCEALAKAAEEKGRIVLSAMNNRFRSDFMMLKSYISEKQLGDVFYVNAAWHKREPSTKMYIDSRPQTRRGVMLDLGVVLIDLALWLLNFPKISAINSAFFSHKSKSAAKRDSTLIGKAEDTALVTIRTKDGAMVRLDASWGLQQPNEHFHFEVYGTNGTATLSPLVLHHRVKDELVSLTPVQNSKFENVFKRSYEAELASFVRYLGGVKSDVPTMPQMCQVMKVVDASYVSAKRENAVKV is encoded by the coding sequence ATGCCTGGAATAAGATTGGGAGTTATCGGTGGTGGAGCAATTGCTCAGGTGATCCATCTTCCGCTGCTAAAAAAAATCGAAGGAGTGGAGATTGTTGCCCTCTCCGAGTTGAGCAAGCAGAGATTACAAATCCTCGGTCAGCAGCACGGCATTCAAAAGTTATATCCTGCTTTCGAAGATTTGCTGAAGGACCCCGAGATAGATGCAGTCGACATTTGCACATCCACCGACAGCCATTTTGAGGTTGCGATGAAGGCAATCAACGCGGGGAAAAATGTTCTCGTAGAAAAACCTCCGACCGTGAATCACGAGCAGTGCGAAGCTCTTGCGAAAGCTGCTGAAGAGAAAGGGAGGATTGTTCTTTCAGCAATGAACAACAGGTTTCGCTCTGATTTCATGATGCTTAAAAGCTACATCAGCGAAAAGCAGCTTGGCGACGTCTTCTATGTAAATGCGGCATGGCATAAGCGGGAACCAAGCACAAAAATGTATATCGATTCACGGCCGCAAACGAGGCGCGGGGTGATGCTCGATCTCGGAGTTGTACTTATCGATCTTGCCCTATGGTTGTTGAATTTTCCGAAAATAAGTGCGATAAATTCAGCTTTCTTCAGTCATAAATCAAAGTCCGCCGCGAAAAGAGACTCAACCTTAATAGGAAAAGCCGAGGACACTGCTCTGGTTACCATCCGTACAAAAGACGGTGCCATGGTACGGCTCGATGCAAGCTGGGGTCTTCAACAGCCGAACGAACATTTCCATTTCGAAGTCTATGGAACCAACGGGACTGCTACGCTCAGCCCGCTTGTTCTTCATCATAGAGTTAAAGATGAGCTTGTCAGCTTGACCCCGGTGCAGAATTCAAAATTTGAGAATGTTTTCAAACGAAGTTACGAGGCAGAACTTGCGAGTTTTGTTAGATATCTTGGCGGCGTGAAGTCGGATGTACCGACTATGCCCCAGATGTGCCAGGTTATGAAAGTCGTCGATGCATCTTATGTATCTGCGAAACGGGAAAACGCTGTGAAAGTTTAA
- a CDS encoding riboflavin synthase — MFTGIIEEVGAVKQVVGSANGARKVFIECGKVSDDLKIGDSLAVNGVCLTIVEKRKNRVAVEAVEETVKKTMIGNLRPGSFVNLERSVRLNDRLGGHLVQGHVDSTAKVMSIEKLPMGRMYRFKIHHALMKYIIPVGSVSINGVSLTVAEKLTDSFKIAIIPHTFENTTFKCLRVGDLVNVEIDMIAKYVETLLQK; from the coding sequence ATGTTCACGGGAATTATCGAAGAGGTGGGTGCTGTTAAACAGGTAGTTGGTTCTGCAAACGGCGCGCGAAAAGTCTTTATCGAATGCGGAAAAGTTTCTGATGATTTGAAAATTGGAGACAGCCTCGCTGTGAACGGGGTTTGCCTGACAATTGTTGAGAAAAGGAAGAACCGGGTTGCAGTTGAAGCAGTCGAAGAAACCGTGAAGAAAACAATGATAGGAAACTTAAGACCTGGAAGTTTTGTGAATCTGGAAAGATCGGTTCGGTTGAACGACCGACTCGGCGGACACCTGGTCCAGGGACACGTAGATTCTACCGCGAAAGTGATGTCGATTGAGAAATTGCCGATGGGCCGCATGTACCGTTTCAAGATTCATCATGCTCTGATGAAATATATTATTCCGGTCGGAAGTGTTTCTATAAATGGAGTCAGTCTGACTGTCGCTGAAAAGTTAACAGATTCTTTTAAGATTGCGATCATCCCGCATACTTTTGAGAATACTACTTTTAAATGCCTGCGGGTCGGCGACCTGGTCAATGTTGAAATTGACATGATCGCAAAATATGTGGAGACTCTTTTGCAGAAATAG
- a CDS encoding DUF971 domain-containing protein — translation MQPIKLKKVSEGEIFVKWDDDEEFTMSLQYVRDRCPCASCAGESVLWREYKPSPLKILTPGKYELKTAEVVGNYAIALAWGDGHNTGLYAFDYLYKICREAVRTSDV, via the coding sequence TTGCAGCCAATAAAATTAAAGAAAGTTAGCGAAGGAGAGATATTCGTAAAGTGGGACGATGATGAGGAATTCACGATGTCGCTGCAATATGTGAGGGATAGATGTCCTTGTGCTTCGTGCGCAGGGGAATCAGTGCTCTGGCGCGAGTACAAGCCGTCGCCATTGAAGATTCTCACACCGGGGAAATATGAATTGAAGACGGCAGAGGTCGTCGGCAATTACGCGATAGCACTTGCATGGGGCGACGGGCACAATACCGGATTATATGCGTTTGATTATTTGTATAAGATATGCAGAGAGGCGGTGCGGACTTCGGATGTGTAA
- a CDS encoding Do family serine endopeptidase, giving the protein MAEVMKRRVVYGAGALGIIAIVFALTMGLSFGKFSSSEKDVKLGASTPPISQVSPVAEELSNTFVSVANAVTPAVVQIQVTATPKAVNVPNDQNQPNDMFKFFFGPDFPFHNFNMPTPKPSPEHAIGSGIIVNNDGYIITNNHVVQEADHDGIKVTLLDKRTFDAKLIGRDPTTDVAVIKINGDNLPIVSLGNSDSVHVGEWVVAIGNPMGLDYTVTQGIISALGRNINIIRNQYGIEDFIQTDAVINPGNSGGPLVDLHGQVVGINTAIATNTGTYEGYGFAIPINIAEKVAKDLIDHGKVVRPYIGVQIQDVDQTMAKALGMKDPTGVLVQTVESNSPAEKADIKPGDVIVKFDGQKIDHANQLQAMVASHRPDDKVNVEILRDGKAQDMTVTLKERNSGEFASNNPDESSTATTLESLGLSVQDADKSTLDKYDEKHGVIVTNVVSGSEADQRQLHQGDLITSVDNTPIKSTGDLEKAVSTRKPGDALLFRVTTSNKTKAFLALEIPEK; this is encoded by the coding sequence ATGGCAGAAGTAATGAAAAGAAGAGTCGTCTATGGAGCCGGGGCACTCGGTATAATAGCAATCGTCTTTGCTTTGACAATGGGATTGTCATTCGGAAAGTTCAGCAGCTCTGAAAAGGATGTCAAGCTGGGGGCGTCGACTCCTCCGATCTCGCAGGTTTCGCCCGTAGCGGAAGAATTGAGCAACACATTCGTTTCGGTCGCGAATGCGGTCACTCCCGCAGTGGTTCAAATCCAGGTAACTGCAACTCCGAAAGCGGTTAACGTTCCGAACGATCAGAATCAGCCGAACGATATGTTCAAATTTTTCTTCGGACCCGATTTCCCGTTTCATAATTTCAATATGCCGACTCCAAAACCTTCTCCAGAACATGCGATAGGTTCGGGAATAATTGTAAATAACGACGGTTACATCATCACGAATAATCACGTCGTACAGGAAGCGGACCATGATGGAATCAAAGTTACCCTTCTTGATAAAAGGACCTTCGACGCAAAGCTGATCGGGCGCGACCCCACAACGGACGTGGCGGTAATAAAAATAAACGGAGACAACCTTCCGATCGTTTCCCTCGGGAATTCCGACAGCGTTCATGTCGGTGAATGGGTAGTAGCGATCGGAAATCCCATGGGCCTGGATTACACGGTGACCCAGGGAATCATAAGTGCGCTGGGACGCAACATAAACATTATCCGCAATCAATACGGCATCGAAGACTTCATACAGACCGATGCCGTTATCAATCCGGGCAACAGCGGCGGTCCCCTTGTCGATCTTCACGGACAGGTTGTAGGAATCAATACTGCCATTGCGACAAACACCGGGACTTACGAAGGATATGGTTTTGCAATCCCGATTAACATCGCCGAAAAAGTCGCGAAGGATCTAATCGATCACGGCAAAGTGGTCCGTCCATACATCGGGGTACAGATTCAAGATGTTGACCAAACGATGGCGAAGGCTCTGGGCATGAAGGATCCGACAGGGGTGTTAGTTCAGACCGTGGAGAGCAATTCACCGGCGGAGAAGGCGGACATTAAACCGGGAGACGTCATCGTGAAATTTGACGGGCAAAAAATTGATCACGCCAACCAGCTTCAGGCCATGGTCGCATCACATCGCCCGGATGACAAGGTGAATGTTGAAATTCTCCGCGACGGAAAAGCCCAAGATATGACGGTGACGCTAAAGGAACGGAATAGCGGAGAATTCGCTTCCAACAACCCGGACGAATCCTCAACGGCAACCACGTTGGAGTCTCTCGGGTTGTCCGTGCAAGATGCCGACAAGTCAACCTTGGACAAATATGATGAGAAGCATGGTGTTATTGTCACCAATGTGGTTTCCGGAAGCGAAGCGGACCAGCGCCAGTTGCATCAAGGAGATCTGATTACGAGTGTTGACAACACGCCGATAAAATCCACCGGCGATCTTGAGAAAGCAGTAAGCACCCGGAAGCCCGGTGATGCATTGCTCTTCCGCGTAACGACTTCGAATAAAACGAAGGCGTTTTTAGCGTTGGAAATCCCTGAGAAATAA
- the ribD gene encoding bifunctional diaminohydroxyphosphoribosylaminopyrimidine deaminase/5-amino-6-(5-phosphoribosylamino)uracil reductase RibD yields the protein MITNEELILRCIQLAQKGKGSVSPNPLVGCVIVKNNGIIGEGYHSKYGDAHAEVNAIRSSAESVEGADVYVNLEPCNFFGKTPPCTDLLIEKDVRKVFVAMLDPNPRVNGSGVKKLREAGIEVEVGIMEHQARKLNESFIKFITKKIPFAALKVAQSFDGKIALSGRGKGRKNGKSKYITSKESLTKVHELRAEYDAVLVGAGTINADDPELTVRLVGGRSPIKIVIDGNLSSPAESKVFGSGRTILFHSSRMDKGAKKDLAKITALKERGVELFSMKGDPRGIIGLKDILQKLAALNIASVLVEGGASVFSQFIESKLADKLHLFIAPKILGCGLSFADDLELKDLSKAPVLKEVEISQLGSDCMVTGYF from the coding sequence ATGATTACCAACGAAGAGTTAATTCTGCGCTGCATCCAACTGGCTCAAAAAGGGAAAGGGAGTGTAAGTCCGAATCCTCTGGTAGGCTGCGTCATTGTGAAGAACAACGGCATCATCGGTGAAGGTTATCACTCAAAATACGGAGATGCTCATGCTGAAGTAAATGCCATTCGTTCTTCGGCTGAAAGTGTCGAAGGCGCGGATGTTTATGTCAATCTCGAGCCATGTAATTTTTTCGGCAAAACTCCTCCGTGCACCGACCTGCTGATCGAAAAGGATGTCAGGAAAGTTTTTGTTGCGATGTTAGATCCTAATCCACGCGTAAATGGAAGCGGTGTAAAAAAATTACGGGAAGCCGGCATTGAAGTGGAAGTAGGCATCATGGAGCACCAGGCCCGTAAATTAAACGAGTCTTTTATTAAGTTTATTACGAAGAAAATTCCGTTTGCAGCTCTTAAGGTGGCCCAGTCATTTGACGGTAAAATCGCACTTTCCGGAAGAGGCAAGGGTAGAAAAAATGGGAAATCGAAATATATCACTTCGAAAGAGTCGCTTACGAAAGTGCATGAGCTCCGGGCGGAATATGACGCCGTTCTTGTCGGAGCAGGCACGATAAACGCCGACGATCCCGAATTGACCGTCCGCTTGGTGGGAGGAAGATCGCCGATAAAAATCGTTATCGACGGAAACTTATCATCCCCGGCCGAATCAAAAGTATTCGGCAGCGGAAGGACGATATTGTTCCATTCATCGAGGATGGACAAGGGCGCGAAGAAGGATCTGGCTAAGATCACGGCTTTAAAAGAACGAGGTGTCGAACTATTTTCCATGAAAGGCGATCCTCGCGGGATTATCGGGTTAAAAGACATCCTGCAAAAACTCGCCGCCTTAAACATTGCATCAGTGTTAGTTGAAGGCGGGGCATCAGTTTTCTCTCAGTTCATTGAATCAAAGCTTGCCGACAAGCTTCATCTTTTCATTGCTCCGAAAATTCTTGGATGCGGACTGAGTTTTGCCGATGACCTCGAATTGAAAGATTTGTCGAAGGCCCCGGTGCTGAAAGAGGTTGAAATTTCGCAACTGGGATCGGATTGCATGGTCACGGGATATTTCTAA